The Polaribacter sp. MED152 region GCTATCTGTTTTGCTTCTCTTTCGTCATCAAATACTAAGAACTTGTCTCCTGCTTGTGGAGCACCATCTAAACCTAATATAGAAACTGGTGTTGAAGGTCCTGCTTTTTTAAGTTTCTTACCTTTATCGTTAAACATAGCTTTTACTTTACCACTATGTTTACCAGCAAGAATATAATCACCTACTTTTAAAGTACCTGCTTGTACTAAAATAGTTGTTACATAACCTCTACCCTTATCTAATTGTGCTTCTACTACAGTACCAACTGCATTTTTATTAGGATTAGCTTTTAATTCTAATACCTCTGCTTCTAATAATACTTTTTCTAAAAGTTCATCAACACCTTGACCTGTTTTTGCTGAAATGTCTTGAGACTGGATATTTCCACCCCATTCTTCTATCAACAAATTCATTTGAGATAATTGTGTTTTTACATTATCTGGATTTGCGTTTGGTTTATCAATCTTATTAATTGCAAATATGATTGGAACACCTGCTGCTTGAGCGTGAGAAATAGCCTCTTTTGTTTGTGGCATTACATCATCATCTGCTGCTGCTACAATAATTACTAAATCTGTTACTTGAGCTCCTCTAGCACGCATTGCAGTAAAGGCTTCGTGACCTGGAGTATCTAAAAAGGCAATTTTTTGATCACCTACATTTACAGAATACGCTCCAATATGTTGCGTTATTCCTCCACTTTCTCCTTCAATTACATTTGCATTTCTAATATAATCTAATAAAGATGTTTTACCATGATCTACGTGACCCATTACAGTAATAATAGGCGCTCTAGTTTCTAAATCTTCTGGTTTATCTTCTACTTCTTCAATAGACTCTTCAACTTCTGCACCAACAAATTCTACTTTATAATTGAATTCTTCTGCAACAATTACTAAGGTCTCTGCATCTAAACGTTGGTTCATTGTAACCATCATTCCTAATGACATACATGCAGAAATAATATTGGTTACTGGCACATCCATCATAGTTGCAACTTCACTAACAGTAACAAATTCTGTTACTTTTAAGATTTTGTTGTCTAATTCTTGTGCTTCTAGTTCTGCTTCAGATTGTTCTCTTCTGGCATCACGTTTATTTCTACGATATTTAGCTCCTTTTCCTTTAGAAGATTTCCCTTGTAATTTCTCAAGAGTTTCTCTTACTTGTTTTTGGATTTCTGCTTCTGTTGGCTCTTCCTTTTTAACAGGAGTTCTTGTATTTGCTCTGCCTCTTGGCCCAGTTCCTCTTGGTCTGTTATTGTTAGAACCTCTGTTTCCTGTAGGTCTTCCTACTCCACCTCCACCAGGTTTGCTTATACGCTTACGCTTCTTTTTAGCATCTGTACCTGTTTTCTTAACCTCGGTTTTCTTCTTTTTAGGTTTTTCGAATTGTTTTAAATCAATCTTTTTACCTGTAAAGTTAGGACCATCTAATTTTTTGTATTGAGTTTTAATAGCTTCAGCATTTTCAGGCGTAACCTCACCTGATTTTTCTTCTGCTTTTGTAGCATCTGATTTGCCTTCTATTTTACTCTCTACTTTAGAAGCCACTTTTTCTATAGCAGAAATAGGCTTAGCCTTTTCTACTTTCTTAGTTTCTTTTGGAGCTTCTACTTTATCCTCAACAACTTTTTCTGCTTCTACCTTTTTCTCAGGAGTTGCTTCAACTTGTTTTGGTGCTTCTTTCTTAGGCGCTTCTTTAACTGGCTCAGGCTTTTCTGTAGGCTTTTTACCTGCATTATCGATATCGATTTTACCAACTGTTTTAAGCTCTAACTTTTCTGCTTTGGCTTTAAGAATTTCTTCTTTCTTCTCTTCTTCTGCTCTTTTCTTTTCTAACTTAGCTTCAAGTTCTAAACGAATTGCTTCTTTCTCTTTACGCTTTTCTTCGCCAACTTCTTTAGATGCAGCTTTTTTGTTTGCATCTGTTTCAAAGCCATCTTGCAACACTTGATAGATATCAGCAGAAATTTTAGTAGTTGGTCTTGCTTCTATTTCATGACCATTCTTTGCTAAATATTCAACTGCTCTATCAAGAGAAATGTTTAATTCTCTTAAAACTTTATTAAGCCTCATTGTTTTGCCTACAGACATATAATTCTTTTAACTTTATAATTGTAAAAATATAATTTTTACTTTGTTTCTACGCTATAATTAGTCCTCGAATTCCTCTTTTAAAATTCTTTGAACATCTATAATTGTTTCTTCCTCTAAATCAGTTCGTTTCACCAATTCTGCAACGCTTGTTTCCAACACACTTCTTGCAGTATCTAAACCAATTTTCTTGAATTCTGTAATAACCCAGTCTTCAATTTCGTCAATAAATTCTGTTAACTCTACGTCTTCTTCTTCTAAACCTTCTCTTTGAACGTCTATTTCGTAACCTGTTAACTCACTTGCTAATCTAATATTAACACCACCTCTACCAATTGCTTTAGAAACTTCTTCTGGTTTTAAAAGAACGCTTACACGACCTTTCTTACCATTTTTCTCTTCTTCATACATGGTAATTTCCATTGATGTTACTTTTGCTGGGCTAAGTGCTCTAGAGATAAATAATTGTTCGTTTTTAGTGTAATTGATAACATCTATGTTTTCATTACCTAATTCACGAACAATGCCATGTATTCTTGAACCTTTTACACCAACACAAGCTCCTACAGGATCAATTCTATCATCATAAGAATCTACAGCTACTTTTGCTTTTTCACCTGGAATTCTTGCAACACCTTCAACAGTTATTAAACCATCAAAAACTTCTGGAATTTCTTGTTCGAATAATTTATTTAAAAATGCTGGAGATGTTCTAGATAGAATTATTGCAGGTTTGTTACCTCTTAATTCTACAGTTTTAATTACACCTCTTACATTATCTCCTTTTCTAAAAAAGTCTGAACGTATTTGCTCACTTTTTGGTAACACAATTTCATTACCTTCATCATCTAACAATATAATTGCATTATGACGTATGTGATGCACTTCTGCACTGAATAATTCACCTTCTAAATCTTTAAATTGCTTAAAGATATTAGTACTATCGTGCTCGTAAATTTTAGAAATTAAGTTTTGACGTAAAGCTAAAATTGCTCTTCTTCCTAAATCGATTAATTTAACCTCTTCAGATACATCTTCTCCGATCTCAAAATCTGGCTCAATTTTTCTAGCTTCAGAAAGTTCTATCTCTTCATTATCATCTTCAGAAAAACCATCTGCAACAACAACTCTATTTCTCCAAATTTCTAAATCTCCTTTATCTGGGTTAATAATAATATCAAAATTATCATCTGAACCAAACTTACGCTTTAAAGCAGCTCTAAAAACTTCTTCTAAAATAGACATTAATGTTACTCTGTCTATACTCTTATTATCTTTAAATTCTGAAAACGAATCAATTAATGCTATATTTTCCATTACATCTTTACTTAAAATACAATCTTCACTTTTGCTTCTTTAATTTCTGTGTAAGTTAAAGTTGCCGATTTTTTTACGGTAACTTTACCCTTACCTATTGGTTTTGGTTCTCTTGCTTTCCAGTTTAGCACAATCTTTTCATCATCTGCCTCTACAAGAGTACCTTCTAATTCTTCTTCTGCAGTTTTTACTTTTAATATTCTATTGATATTTTTTACGTACTGCCTTTTTTCTTTCAATGGATGAGAAATGTCTGGAGTGGTTACTTCTAAAGAAAAATCTTCTTCTTCTCTATCTAAATTATGCTCTACATTTCTACTAATTCTAATGCATTCACTTAAAGGAACTCCATTATCACCATCTACTGTAACTTGAATTTTATTATTCTCAGAAATTGTTAAATCAATTAAAAATAGACTTTCATTTAAGGCCAAAGCTTCGTCTACTAAATCTTTAATTTTCTTATGATCCATATAAAAACTTGATAATCGATTAAAATATTCTTTTTGAGTATAAAAAGAGGGGACTTTAAGTCCCCTCATTTATCAAATTACTGCTAAATTCTGTGCAAATATACGAATTGTTTACTATTTAGCAAACGTAATTATATTCTATTTTTTTTCGTAACTTTAATTTATACAATTAATTAAATCAACCAAATCTATTATGGATAAAATATTAGTTCCTATCGATTTTTCTAAGAGATCTGAATTTGCCTGTAAAATGGCATCTAGAATTGCAAAGAAATCTAACAGCACAGTGTACTTATTGCATATGATAGAATTGCCATCTGGAATTGTAGACATGGGTGCAGGAAGCAACTTTAGTATTCCTGAAAGCATGTTGTATTTAAGAAAAATTAGAGATCGAATTTTAGAGTTTAAAACCGATTTTTTTGATGAAAGCTATGAAGTGCATCATGCCATTCGTTTTCAAAAACCATATGAGGGTATTTTGCAATATGCTGAAAAAATTGAAGCAGATTTAATTGTTATGGGTTCTAAGGGACATTCTGAATTTGAAGAAATTCTTATTGGTTCTAATACAGAAAAAGTAGTAAGAAGAGCTCATGTACCTGTTATTGTTGTTAAAAAAGATTCTAAGAAGTTTAGAATTAAAAACATTGTTTTTGCTTCTAACTTTAAAGACGATAGTAAAAAAGTAGTTTTTAGAAAGTTTCTAGATTTTGCTAATCATTTTAAAAGTGAAATTCATTTATTAAAAGTTACAACACCTACTAAATTTGAAAGCACTCACGATGCTACCGAAAAAATAGAAAACTTTATTAGGGAATTCGATTTACCTAAGTTCTCTATTAATATTTACAATGATGCTTCTATTGAGAAAGGTATTCTAAATTTTTCGAGAGATTTAAATGCAGATTTAATTGCATTAAGTACAAGTGGAAGAAGTGGACTATCTCACTTATTTTCTGCAAGTGTAACCAAATCACTATCTAAAAAAGCATTAAAGCCCATTTTAACAATTAAAGCGTAACCCTTAATTTTTTATAGATTGAGAAAAAGGAATTCTATTAACAATAGATCTTCCTAAAGTAACTTCATCTGCATACTCTAATTCGTCTCCTACAGAAATTCCGCGAGCTATGGTAGATGTTGTAATGTTGTATTTTTCTATCTGTTTATAAATATAGAAGTTGGTAGTATCACCTTCCATTGTTGAGCTCAAGGCAAATATCAACTCTTTAATTATGCCTTTTTCTACCTTATTTACTAAAGATTCTATTTGTAAATTCTGTGGCCCTATGCCTTCTATTGGAGAAATTTTACCACCCAAAACATGGTACAATCCCTTAAATTGAGAAGTACTTTCTATAGCCATAACATCTCTAATATCTTCTACCACACAAACAATTTCTTCATTTCTTTTAGGATTATTACAAATATCACACAAAACCGTATCTGAGATATTATGACATTTTTCACAAGATTTTACATCGTTTCTTAAATGCAACAAGGCTTCTGACAAATAACTTGTATTTTCTTTAGGCTGCTTTAATAAGTGCAGAACCAAACGTAAAGCTGTACGTTTACCAATACCTGGTAATCTTGAAACTTCGTTTACAGCATTCTCTAAAATTTTTGACGAAAAATCCATAGTTGCAAATTTAAATCATTCAAAAGAAAAGAATGAAGAAAAAATAAAAAAGACTGTTAAATAACATATATTCGTGCTTACAAAATTGAAATTTATACATATGCAGCCACTTCATATTTTACTTTTAATAATTGGTTATTTCTCTGTATTAATTCTTATTTCTTACGTTACTGGTAAATCTGCCAATAATGCTACGTTTTTTAAGGCAAACAATTCATCACCTTGGTATTTGGTTGCTTTTGGTATGATAGGCGCTTCACTTTCTGGAGTTACATTTATTTCTGTTCCTGGTTGGGTAGAAGCCCAAAGCATGAGTTACATGCAAATGGTTTTGGGCTATATAGTAGGTTATGCTGTTATTGGCTTAGTATTACTACCTCTTTATTATAAACTGAATTTAACATCAATTTACACCTATCTTCAAGATAGATTTGGAAATTATTCCTACAAAACTGGTGCTAGCTATTTTTTATTATCAAGAATCATTGGTGCTTCTTTTCGACTGTTTCTAGTAGCTAATGTTTTACAACTCTTATTGTTTGATGAATTTGGAATACCTTTTTGGATTACAGTAACCATAACAATACTATTAATTTGGTTGTATACGTTTAAAGGCGGAATTAAAACTATTGTTTGGACAGATACCCTACAAACACTATTTATGCTAATTGCAGTTGGCGTTTGTATTTACACCATTTCTAGTGAAATGGAAATTAGCAATTTATTTACTTATGTTACAGACAGTGAACTCTCTAAAACTTTCTTTTTTGATGATTTTAAATCTGGTGATTATTTTTGGAAACGATTTCTTGCAGGTGCATTTGTGGCTATTGTAATGACAGGATTAGACCAAGATATGATGCAAAAAAATCTTACTTGTAGAAATCTAAAGGATGCTCAAAAAAACATGTTTTGGTTTACAATAGTTTTAGTAGTTGTAAACTTCTTCTTTTTAGCTTTAGGAGTGTTACTAACAGATTACGCTCAAAAAAAAGGAATTGACGCACACAAAGACCAACTTTTTCCTATAATAGCAACCAAAGGTACTTTAGGTTTAGCTACAGCTATTTTCTTTCTACTAGGTTTAATAGCAGCAGCCTACTCTAGTGCAGATTCTGCATTAACTTCTTTAACCACCTCTTTTAGTATTGACATATTGGAAATAGACAAAAAAGAAAGCGCTGTTAATCAAGAAAAAATTAGAAAAAAAATACATATAATCTTCTCACTAATTTTAATTGTTACCATCTTAATTTTTAAATATTTTATTGCTGATGAAAGTGTGATTGCTAAGATATTTACCTTTGCAAATTACACCTATGGCCCATTATTAGGTTTGTATGCTTTTGGTCTTTTTACGAGGTTTAAATTAAAAGATAAATGGGTGCCATTCGTCTGTATCTTGTCTCCAATTATTACTTATTTATTGAACTACTATAGCTTAGAATTATACAATTTTAGCTTTGGTTTTGCATTGCTCATCGTTAATGGACTCGTCACTTTCATAGGTCTTTACACCGTTAAAAGTAGCCAAAAAAAGGCAATTATTGACTGATAATCAGCCATTTAATGAAAAGTTATTAACAGTTAATACAACTTAATTATCTGATTTTTAAGTATTTACACTCTAAACCCTAACTAAATGTTAATTTTTTAGTTTTAGAGTTAAGAAGAAATCATTATTTTTTTTACATTTGCATACTTATAAGAAGTACTCTTAAATTACTTGAATAACCCCAAATTCAGCAATTTACCCCTCATTGAACTTTTCATAAGCGAGTAAAATTCGTTTATTGTTCAGTTATCGAAATAATACTGTCCTTTAACGAAAAAATCACACCCCTAAGACCAAAATAAGATAATTTTGTTCTTGATAGTAAAGTATTAACCCTAAATTAAAACTTTTTCGATGAAGAAAAATTTACACCCTAATCCGCAAAACTCTCTGAGATCTTCAGTGAGCCAAAATTCAATTATTAACATAATTAAATCCGAATTAGATTTAGGCCAATTACTTTACTAAGGTAAAAGTATAGATTTTTAATGCTTTTTAATTAGCATACGAAATCAACGTCTAACTAACGATTCTACCCTAAGTTCGAAACCTCTAAAGTCTTGTTCATAAAGGAGAATAAAAGTTGTAACCCTATTTTATAACCTTTTTCACGCCATGAAAAAAATTACACAACCCCAAACGAAACAATTCGTTTTCTCTACTCTAGTAAAGAAATTGAATTCAAAAGTCTTATTAACATTTTTGCTTGCTACATTTTTAGGAGCATCAGGAGTTTTAGCACAAAATACTGCTAATCCTACTGGTAAGGAAAGCATCAGACAATCTAGCAACACAACTGCTAAGTCTGGCTCTAAAACTAATTATGAAGATTTTTCTAGCCTAAACAATTTTTCTACAAGTAGTAGAACAAATGTTTGTTCTCCAGAAAGTTCTTTATTAATTACTGAAGCAAGTTCTTGGGGTATTTCTAGGTCTACTATTAATAATAGTGGAATTCCTTCATTTTGTTTAAGTTTATATGATACTGCTCCAAAGGATGATGATGTATTTAATACTACATTGAATCCTGCAGCTGATATTAGCTTTAACAATAACAATTTATCTACAAGTTCAATTATAAACAAGGTTCAAAGAGTAATGAGTTTAATGAAGCATAATTCTTATGCTCCTAGCTCTGCTCCTTCTAGCTTAACAGATAATTTCTATAGAGCAATTGCTGTAGCAGTTTGGCACTACACAGATAATTTAGACACATCAAATTATAACTATCAATGGACAGGTGCAGATGGCAACACCTATTCTGTTAGCAATATTAAAACTTGGGTTAGTAATGGTACATTAAGTGCTTCAGATGCAATTTGGTTAGTTCCTGAAGATAATGATAGACAACCAGAGGTGATGTTGAACGAAAATACATCATCAAACTGTTGCCCAACTTCACCTACGTTAAATTTAAGCGCAGTTACACCAACAAATAATGACGGTTCTGTAAAAATCAATTCATCAAATACAACACAATTTTATGGCATTAGTACCTTAAACGCTGGCACATATGATGGGCCAACAACAATTGCTACTGCTACTGCTTTACCAAATTCTTTACCAGCAACAATAATTTCTAATGTATTGAATAATGGTGGAACTTATATAATTAGAGCCTTTTCTAATTTCGATGATTGTTTCACTGACTATACAATTACGGTTCCTGCAGGTACAGGATCTACTTGTACTAGCACTTACGCCTCATATCAAAAAGATGTAAATAATGTAAATGGAAAAAACAATGTAGCTGGTGCTCCAGATGGTAGCTTTGCTGAAATTCATAATAGCAACCAAACATTAGTTGTAGACTTTAATCAAACTTTTCCAGCAGGTACAGAATACAGAATAACTTGGAAAGTAAGAAGTGGAGTTAGTGGAACTGCTTATATAGATTTGTCTGAATCAACTTCATCGAACTCAAACTTTGTAAATCATCCTACTAGACCTCAAACTAACTCTAATAATTTTATCACTACAACTGTAACTTCAAACTCTAGCTTTAGATATGTTGCTTTTGATAAAGGAGATATTAACGATGTAGACTATGACATAGATGCTGTAGAAGTTATAGTATGTGTACCTTGTGAAGTAGCTGACAATACTACCAATACTACTACAATTACCGAAAATGAAACTAAAACTTTAAGCGGTACTCCAGCAGGAGGAACATTTTCTATTGTTTCTGGTGGTGGTTCTATCAACGGATCTACTTATACTCCAGATGATATTAATACAAATACAAATGTAGTAATTCGTTATTCTGTTGCAGCTAATGGAACTTGTTCAGCTACATCAGATGACATCACTTTTACAGTAACTCCTGTTTGTGATGTTGTTGCAGATAACACAACTACAACAGCCTCTATTACTGAAGCTGAAACAAAAACATTAAGTGGTTCTCCAGCAGGAGGAACATTCTCTATCGTTTCTGGTGGTGGTTCTATCAATGGAAACACTTACACTCCAGCAGACGTAAATGGCGACACTAGCGTAACAATTAGGTATACTATTGCTGCAGATGGTGATTGTGCTGCTACAACTGACGATGTTACTTTTTCTGTAAAAGTTTTACAATCTGTAACTGTTAGCAGTACAGATGTAACTTGTTATGGTTTAAATGACGGATCAATAACTTTTAACTTTGAAGATGCTACTACAAGAACTCATATTGAATTTAGTTTAGATGGTGGTTCT contains the following coding sequences:
- the recR gene encoding recombination mediator RecR, producing the protein MDFSSKILENAVNEVSRLPGIGKRTALRLVLHLLKQPKENTSYLSEALLHLRNDVKSCEKCHNISDTVLCDICNNPKRNEEIVCVVEDIRDVMAIESTSQFKGLYHVLGGKISPIEGIGPQNLQIESLVNKVEKGIIKELIFALSSTMEGDTTNFYIYKQIEKYNITTSTIARGISVGDELEYADEVTLGRSIVNRIPFSQSIKN
- the infB gene encoding translation initiation factor IF-2: MSVGKTMRLNKVLRELNISLDRAVEYLAKNGHEIEARPTTKISADIYQVLQDGFETDANKKAASKEVGEEKRKEKEAIRLELEAKLEKKRAEEEKKEEILKAKAEKLELKTVGKIDIDNAGKKPTEKPEPVKEAPKKEAPKQVEATPEKKVEAEKVVEDKVEAPKETKKVEKAKPISAIEKVASKVESKIEGKSDATKAEEKSGEVTPENAEAIKTQYKKLDGPNFTGKKIDLKQFEKPKKKKTEVKKTGTDAKKKRKRISKPGGGGVGRPTGNRGSNNNRPRGTGPRGRANTRTPVKKEEPTEAEIQKQVRETLEKLQGKSSKGKGAKYRRNKRDARREQSEAELEAQELDNKILKVTEFVTVSEVATMMDVPVTNIISACMSLGMMVTMNQRLDAETLVIVAEEFNYKVEFVGAEVEESIEEVEDKPEDLETRAPIITVMGHVDHGKTSLLDYIRNANVIEGESGGITQHIGAYSVNVGDQKIAFLDTPGHEAFTAMRARGAQVTDLVIIVAAADDDVMPQTKEAISHAQAAGVPIIFAINKIDKPNANPDNVKTQLSQMNLLIEEWGGNIQSQDISAKTGQGVDELLEKVLLEAEVLELKANPNKNAVGTVVEAQLDKGRGYVTTILVQAGTLKVGDYILAGKHSGKVKAMFNDKGKKLKKAGPSTPVSILGLDGAPQAGDKFLVFDDEREAKQIATKRSQLQREQSVRTQKTLTLDEIGRRIALGDFKELNIILKGDVDGSVEALTNSFQKLSTEEIQVNILHKGVGAITESDVLLATASDAIIVGFNVRPQGNARAVADREEVDIRTYSIIYDAINDLKDAMEGMLSPEMKEEVTGNVEIREVYKISKVGNIAGCMVMSGKIFRDSQIRVIRDGIVVHDGVLTSLKRFKDDVREVAKGYDCGLQIKNYNDIQEGDAIEAYKEVAVKKKLK
- a CDS encoding universal stress protein — its product is MDKILVPIDFSKRSEFACKMASRIAKKSNSTVYLLHMIELPSGIVDMGAGSNFSIPESMLYLRKIRDRILEFKTDFFDESYEVHHAIRFQKPYEGILQYAEKIEADLIVMGSKGHSEFEEILIGSNTEKVVRRAHVPVIVVKKDSKKFRIKNIVFASNFKDDSKKVVFRKFLDFANHFKSEIHLLKVTTPTKFESTHDATEKIENFIREFDLPKFSINIYNDASIEKGILNFSRDLNADLIALSTSGRSGLSHLFSASVTKSLSKKALKPILTIKA
- the nusA gene encoding transcription termination factor NusA translates to MENIALIDSFSEFKDNKSIDRVTLMSILEEVFRAALKRKFGSDDNFDIIINPDKGDLEIWRNRVVVADGFSEDDNEEIELSEARKIEPDFEIGEDVSEEVKLIDLGRRAILALRQNLISKIYEHDSTNIFKQFKDLEGELFSAEVHHIRHNAIILLDDEGNEIVLPKSEQIRSDFFRKGDNVRGVIKTVELRGNKPAIILSRTSPAFLNKLFEQEIPEVFDGLITVEGVARIPGEKAKVAVDSYDDRIDPVGACVGVKGSRIHGIVRELGNENIDVINYTKNEQLFISRALSPAKVTSMEITMYEEEKNGKKGRVSVLLKPEEVSKAIGRGGVNIRLASELTGYEIDVQREGLEEEDVELTEFIDEIEDWVITEFKKIGLDTARSVLETSVAELVKRTDLEEETIIDVQRILKEEFED
- a CDS encoding sodium:solute symporter, translated to MQPLHILLLIIGYFSVLILISYVTGKSANNATFFKANNSSPWYLVAFGMIGASLSGVTFISVPGWVEAQSMSYMQMVLGYIVGYAVIGLVLLPLYYKLNLTSIYTYLQDRFGNYSYKTGASYFLLSRIIGASFRLFLVANVLQLLLFDEFGIPFWITVTITILLIWLYTFKGGIKTIVWTDTLQTLFMLIAVGVCIYTISSEMEISNLFTYVTDSELSKTFFFDDFKSGDYFWKRFLAGAFVAIVMTGLDQDMMQKNLTCRNLKDAQKNMFWFTIVLVVVNFFFLALGVLLTDYAQKKGIDAHKDQLFPIIATKGTLGLATAIFFLLGLIAAAYSSADSALTSLTTSFSIDILEIDKKESAVNQEKIRKKIHIIFSLILIVTILIFKYFIADESVIAKIFTFANYTYGPLLGLYAFGLFTRFKLKDKWVPFVCILSPIITYLLNYYSLELYNFSFGFALLIVNGLVTFIGLYTVKSSQKKAIID
- the rimP gene encoding ribosome assembly cofactor RimP, which encodes MDHKKIKDLVDEALALNESLFLIDLTISENNKIQVTVDGDNGVPLSECIRISRNVEHNLDREEEDFSLEVTTPDISHPLKEKRQYVKNINRILKVKTAEEELEGTLVEADDEKIVLNWKAREPKPIGKGKVTVKKSATLTYTEIKEAKVKIVF